The genomic interval ACATCCATGATTCTTTTCACCCCGTTTTGCAATATAAATATTTATTCTATATTATCAAACGCACGGCTACATTGTCAATTTTAAAACCATATAATCATATGCACCTGGGAATAAGCTACCCTAACGCAAACGACGCAAAAAGAGGCCTCGAAAACGGCCTGATTAACGAAGCAACCTTTGAAAGCATAGTAAAATCGGAAGAATTAAAAACGCTTCCTTCATGGCAAACGCCCCTCGGCGGAGAAATAGGAATTCATGGCGGCGGCAATGAAAGTGATTGGACATTAGGCTGCATAGCTCTGTCGAACGACGACATAAGAACCTTGTGGCAATATGCGAAGCTTAAAACACCTGTAGATATATACGAATAAAAGCAAGACGCAAAATGCGGGGCGATTATAAGTCGACCCGTATTTTGCCTGCCATATAGTACAAAAACAGTGGGCAATTCATCTCCCAATTAAAATAGGGATAATTCTTGCCCGATTGCCTAAAAAATATCCTCCGGCAAATTTCACCGGAGGACTTTTAAATTTATTGATCCGCTATAAATCCATGCATATATCCCGTATTTTTACTTCTATACCAGTATGTCCTCATCCTTTAAATCGCATATAAACATGTAACCCGGTGCATGAGTTATCATGATGTTGGGTTTTGCATTTATAGCGGCATTTTGAGGGGTGACTCCACATGGCCAGAAAACAGGTATATCTCCCTCTTTAAATTCTACCGAATCACCGAAATCCGGCTTTTGAATATCTTTAATTCCTATAAGGGAAGGATCCCCTACATGCACAGGTTCTCCATGAGCAAGAGGATATCTCATTGTTATTCCTATTGCCTTATCTACCAGCTTTTCAGGTATCGGTCGCATGCTCACAACCATAGTGCCTTTAAACCTTCCTGCAGTTTTGCATGGAATTGAGGTTATATACATCGGCACATTCCGGTTTTGTTCAATTTGTCTTACAGGAACGCCCTGCTTCAAAAATGCGTTTTCAAACGAAAAACTACATCCAAGAAGAAATGTCACAAAGTCCTTTTGCCAAAGTTCAGCAATCGATTCTTTATACTCTATGAATTTTCCGTCTATGAACACCTTGTACTTCGGCACATCAGTTCGCATATCAGCTTCGTCGGCGGTTTTTCTTGTCAAAAATTCTCCTGCCGGCAATTCTTCCAGCACCGGACATGCGGTCGGATTTTTTTTGGCAAAAGCTCTAAAATCAACTGCATACTCTTCCGGCAAAATCACTACATTTGCCTGCACAAAGCCTCCGCAAATTCCACTCGTATTTCTATGCAACTTGTTTTGCCTAATCATATCCCGCATCTCGGCAGGCGTCTTATTGCTGTACATAATCTCATCCCCCTTTTGCTTATTTGCATATTTTTACTTCGTTAACTTTAACTTCAAATGATTTATTGTTAATGCTTAGCCTTAAATCCTTGTCCTCTTTAAGTCTTTTGCAATGAAAACCCTCAATTATTCCAATTATGCTTTGCTCTTGCATTTTTAAAATTTCATGAGCCTCGGAGACATCCACAGCTTTAAAGCGAATGCTGTCTCCGGTTTTCAATTGAGCGACTTTCCAAAGGTCTGTCGTTATGACATGGGCAATCTTCGTATACCCTCCGGTCGTTTGGCAATCCGCCAGCATTATTATAGGATTTCCGTGTCCCGGAACCTGTACAGCTCCTTTTACAATGCCGTCGGAAATGATATCCGCCGATGACTCATGTTCCACTTCCTTGCCTTCCAGTCGGTATCCCATTCTGTCAAAGTCCTTAGACACATCATAGGAAGAACTAAAGAAATCGGCTATTCCTTTTCTTGTAAAAGAATCTTCTTGAGGTCCGAGAACAACGCGCAATACCACTGCTTTTTCATATACAGGAATACTTCTTGCCTGCACGAATCTGCCATTTAAAGCTTCTTCACTTTTTTCGCTTTGATTTATGATTAGTACATCGGCTTTATTTAGTTGACGGCCATTAAGGCCCCCCAACTTACCCCGTACGTAGGTAGATTTACTACCCATAACTAGTGGAACATTAAATCCTCCAGCGACAGCCAAATAGCTTCTGCACCCTTCTTTTGCGGCTCCAAAAGTTATTTGATCGCCTTTTTTTAAGGATACCGATCTCCACATGCCGATTTGTCTTTTTCCGTTTAGTTTTGGATTCATATCCGCGCCGGTTATAGCAACAAAAACATCTTCTTCAAACGAATAGGTCCCGCCCATAATAGTCATTTCCAATACGGCTTCATTCTGGGCATTCCCCACGAGCAGGTTAGCAACGCGATGTGCGAAGTGATCCATGCTTCCTGAAATTGGCATTCCATATTGCTGGTAACCGGTACGTCCCAAATCCTGAACCGTTGTGTACATACCCGGATTTATCACTCTAATGGAAGCCATTTCCAGCACCTCCTCGAGTAATCGTTTCTGTTTCACATTCGTATGTTCCCTCTTCAACTGCTCCTAGTATGCTTTGATATTCTTCATAATCAATCGCTTTAAACCGTATATAATTCCCGGCTTCAAGAAGTATTGGATCCTTGCGGTCAATATCAAACAGCTTTAGAGGTGTCCTTCCAATTATCTGCCAGCCTCCGGGACTATCAATTGGATAAATCCCAGTCTGCTTCCCGGCAATACCGACTGAACCGGCATAAATCTTAGTACGCGGCTGTTTTAGTCGTGGCGTAGCGATTGATTCGTTCATTCCGCCTAGATAAGGAAATCCGGGTGTAAATCCCAGCATGTATATGCGATAGTCCACCGATACATGGATATTTATAACTTCTTCCTCGCTCATGCCGTTTATTGAACCAACATTATCTAAATCGGGTCCGAATTCACCCCCATAACATACTGGCACAAGATAGACCTTGGCAACCGCTTCAGCGGATGAACCTGCCTTTTCCATGAATTCATTGATTCTTTTTCCCAATTCTTCAAAACTGATTTCGCAAGGATTGTATCGAACTGTCAAGGATCTGTAAGTCGGTATGCATTCAAGCATTCCTATAACTCCAGAATTTTCTATAAAAGCTTTAAGAATAGCTACCCTATTATTCACCTCTTCAGAAATTTCATTTTTAAACTCGACAGCAATCGCACAATCCCCTGCAGGTTTTATAATAAAATTACTCTCCAATATATTTCACTCCTATTGAAACATAGTTAACAATCTTGGCAACGACATAGCACCCGCATAACCGGCAACTACAACAATCATATATCCTAATGCAAGCATCCAAGTCGGATGTTTGTAATCTCCGACAATATCTTTTCTTTTTGAAGCTATTAGAACAACCCCAATTGTAAGCGGTAAGATAAGACCATTAAGTGATCCTGCCAAGATGAGAAGGCGTACCGGTTTCCCAATTATAGCCATTATGAGTGTTGATGCTGCAATGAATCCGATAATCCACGATTTTTCATTCTTTTGAATCGACGTATGCAAAGTTTTCAAGAATGAAACCGATGTGTATGCCGCGCCAATAGTGGATGTGATTCCCGCTGCCAACAATACGAAACCAAAGAACTTGTATCCGATCATGCCAGCACCGTGTTGGAATGCAGAAGCTGCCGGGTTTGAAGGATCTAGTGTGATTCCCTTTACAACAACGCCTAAAACAGCCAAGAATAAAAGTACACGCATAACGGCAGCAATGACTACGCCAGTTATCGCGCTTTTCTTTATTTCATTTAGGTTTTCCATGCCTGTTATCCCTGCATCAATCAATCGATGGCCGCCGGCAAAGGTAATGTAACCGCCAACTGTCCCACCAAGCAATGTGATTGTCGGGAAAACAAGATTTCCAGGATCTTTTGGTGCAAATGTACGAATAAGGGCTTCTCCGACAGGAGGGCTTGTTGCGAACGCCATGTAACCAACAACCGCAATCATCATTATTCCTAAAACCTTTGTCACTTTATCAATTATCGGTCCTGCATCTTTATTTAAGAAAACCGCCAATCCGAAAGCTCCTGCAATAAGTACACAAATTTGTATATTTAAGCCTGTCAAAACATTTAATCCAAGAGCGGCTCCGCCGATGTTTCCTATGTTAAATGCCAGCCCGCCAAGCGCTACAAGAATGGCTACAAAATAACCAAGTCCCGGAAAAACCTTATTGGCAATATCTTGACCCCTCATGCCTGAAACACCTATGATTGTCCATACATTAAGCTGGGCGCCAATATCCAGTACAATAGAAATGAAAATTACGAAAGCAAAACTAGCCGCAAATTGTTGCGTAAAGGCTGCCGTCTGTGTCAAGAATCCCGGACCTATTGCTGATGTTGCCATGATAAATGCAGCACCCATCAAAGCACTCGCTTTACCCTTTGGTAATTTTACTTTCTTCTTTTCGACTTTTACTTTTTTTTCTGCCATTTAAAACTCCCCCTTATTATTTGTCAATGATTGGTTTGATATCAATGTTTTCCATTGTCAAACGTTTTCTTATTGCAGTCACGAATTCCAGCGCCTTCGGGTTGTCTCCATGAACACATATGGATTCCGCATTAATTTCTATGATCTTTCCTGTTATTGTCCTTACGCGCTTGTTTTT from Peptostreptococcaceae bacterium carries:
- the pxpB gene encoding 5-oxoprolinase subunit PxpB, which produces MESNFIIKPAGDCAIAVEFKNEISEEVNNRVAILKAFIENSGVIGMLECIPTYRSLTVRYNPCEISFEELGKRINEFMEKAGSSAEAVAKVYLVPVCYGGEFGPDLDNVGSINGMSEEEVINIHVSVDYRIYMLGFTPGFPYLGGMNESIATPRLKQPRTKIYAGSVGIAGKQTGIYPIDSPGGWQIIGRTPLKLFDIDRKDPILLEAGNYIRFKAIDYEEYQSILGAVEEGTYECETETITRGGAGNGFH
- a CDS encoding divalent metal cation transporter; the protein is MAEKKVKVEKKKVKLPKGKASALMGAAFIMATSAIGPGFLTQTAAFTQQFAASFAFVIFISIVLDIGAQLNVWTIIGVSGMRGQDIANKVFPGLGYFVAILVALGGLAFNIGNIGGAALGLNVLTGLNIQICVLIAGAFGLAVFLNKDAGPIIDKVTKVLGIMMIAVVGYMAFATSPPVGEALIRTFAPKDPGNLVFPTITLLGGTVGGYITFAGGHRLIDAGITGMENLNEIKKSAITGVVIAAVMRVLLFLAVLGVVVKGITLDPSNPAASAFQHGAGMIGYKFFGFVLLAAGITSTIGAAYTSVSFLKTLHTSIQKNEKSWIIGFIAASTLIMAIIGKPVRLLILAGSLNGLILPLTIGVVLIASKRKDIVGDYKHPTWMLALGYMIVVVAGYAGAMSLPRLLTMFQ
- a CDS encoding L,D-transpeptidase encodes the protein MSILKPYNHMHLGISYPNANDAKRGLENGLINEATFESIVKSEELKTLPSWQTPLGGEIGIHGGGNESDWTLGCIALSNDDIRTLWQYAKLKTPVDIYE
- a CDS encoding putative hydro-lyase, translated to MYSNKTPAEMRDMIRQNKLHRNTSGICGGFVQANVVILPEEYAVDFRAFAKKNPTACPVLEELPAGEFLTRKTADEADMRTDVPKYKVFIDGKFIEYKESIAELWQKDFVTFLLGCSFSFENAFLKQGVPVRQIEQNRNVPMYITSIPCKTAGRFKGTMVVSMRPIPEKLVDKAIGITMRYPLAHGEPVHVGDPSLIGIKDIQKPDFGDSVEFKEGDIPVFWPCGVTPQNAAINAKPNIMITHAPGYMFICDLKDEDILV
- a CDS encoding biotin-dependent carboxyltransferase family protein; the protein is MASIRVINPGMYTTVQDLGRTGYQQYGMPISGSMDHFAHRVANLLVGNAQNEAVLEMTIMGGTYSFEEDVFVAITGADMNPKLNGKRQIGMWRSVSLKKGDQITFGAAKEGCRSYLAVAGGFNVPLVMGSKSTYVRGKLGGLNGRQLNKADVLIINQSEKSEEALNGRFVQARSIPVYEKAVVLRVVLGPQEDSFTRKGIADFFSSSYDVSKDFDRMGYRLEGKEVEHESSADIISDGIVKGAVQVPGHGNPIIMLADCQTTGGYTKIAHVITTDLWKVAQLKTGDSIRFKAVDVSEAHEILKMQEQSIIGIIEGFHCKRLKEDKDLRLSINNKSFEVKVNEVKICK